Genomic window (Ignavibacteriota bacterium):
TCGAAGATTCCGCTGCGCGAACACGACGGCCGCATCACCGGACTCGTCGGCATCAACCGCGACGTCACCGACTGGCGCCGCGCGGAGGCCGCGTTGATACACAGTCAGCGGCGTCTGGCGCTTGCGATCGAGGGCGCGCATTGCGGCATCATCGACTGGGATCTCGACGCCGACAATGTCACGGTGAACGAGCAGCTCTGCGAGATCCTCGGCCTGCCCCGCGAGGATCTCGAGGGACGCATCCGGAAATACTTCCGCCGCCTGCATCCCGACGACATCAACACGATACGCGACATCTTTACACGTGTGCTCGGCGGTGACATGCACCGCTTCTCGCTCGAGATGCGTCTGCTGCGCGGCGACGGATCGTGGATTTGGATCAACATCGCCGGCATGGTCATCTCCCACAGCAGCGACGACGACCGCGCCACACGTCTCACCGGCATCGTGCTCGACATCACCGACCGCAAACACGCCGAGTTCGCGATGGTGCATGCAAAGGAGCGCGCCGAGCGGTCGGACCGCATCAAGGACGCCTTCATCGCAAACATCTCCCACGAAATCCGCACGCCGCTCAACACCATCACCGGCTACACACAGTTCCTGCAGGAGCTTTTTGCGGACCGCATCCGCGAGAGCGAGCACAAGTATTTCGACAACATACAGCGCGGCAGCGAGCGGCTCATGCGTACGGTGGACGAGATCCTGAGTTTCTCGCGCATACAGTCGGGTGAACTGCTTGTCGAGCTGCAGGAGACGGATCTGCACGCGCTGCTCTCGCGTGTGCTCAGCGACATACGCCCGAAGGCCCACAAAAAGGGGCTCACGCTGTCGTACGTCAACGAGTGCGGGCACATCGACGCGCCGGCCGACGAATACTACCTGTCGCAGGCGGTGCTGAATCTTCTCGACAACGCCATCAAGTACACCAGCGCCGGCGGAGTCACCGTGCGTATGTTCCGCGCGGAGCCCGGCATGATCGGCATCGAGGTGCGCGACACGGGCATCGGAATTTCGGAGGAGTATCTCCCCAATCTTTTTGAACCCTACTCGCAGGAGGAAATCGGGCATTCGCGCGCCTACGACGGCATCGGACTCGGCCTCGCACTCGTGAAAAAGTACCTCGAGTTTCACGGGGCCGAGATACATGTCGCGAGCGAGAAGGGCGCGGGCTCGGCATTCACCGTGCTTCTGCGCTCCGGCGAACCCGTGCCCGTGCGGCGGCCGTCCGACGCGGCACCCGCGCCTCATGTGCGGCCGCGACGCAAACACAAACCCTGCGTGCTGATCGTCGAGGACGACGAGATGACCATAGAGTATCTGACGCTGATTCTCGG
Coding sequences:
- a CDS encoding PAS domain S-box protein encodes the protein MSFQLQDGDFHRHLLEVSPDGFVIISPEGRVLWANSRALEMYGFSTMEEAMDERVNAFDLFVEGPMKDLAMESVQRIISEGASLQGSYMARMHDGTTFPVEISARALIDDEGHPSALLASIRNDSERHAVLEELDSERRLLKTIINAIPDEIYVKDRTGRFILVNNACVRALRQDVEADVVGKHDRDLITSEFAGLAEQEERQLLETGVPILNHQGRMRVNPATGEVERSILISKIPLREHDGRITGLVGINRDVTDWRRAEAALIHSQRRLALAIEGAHCGIIDWDLDADNVTVNEQLCEILGLPREDLEGRIRKYFRRLHPDDINTIRDIFTRVLGGDMHRFSLEMRLLRGDGSWIWINIAGMVISHSSDDDRATRLTGIVLDITDRKHAEFAMVHAKERAERSDRIKDAFIANISHEIRTPLNTITGYTQFLQELFADRIRESEHKYFDNIQRGSERLMRTVDEILSFSRIQSGELLVELQETDLHALLSRVLSDIRPKAHKKGLTLSYVNECGHIDAPADEYYLSQAVLNLLDNAIKYTSAGGVTVRMFRAEPGMIGIEVRDTGIGISEEYLPNLFEPYSQEEIGHSRAYDGIGLGLALVKKYLEFHGAEIHVASEKGAGSAFTVLLRSGEPVPVRRPSDAAPAPHVRPRRKHKPCVLIVEDDEMTIEYLTLILGDAYAVAEANSAADAWKVLRRRQVDVVLMDISLRGKKTGIDLTREIRSSDRFGALPVIALTAHAFPTDRDECIAAGCNDFIAKPAGKALLLDSLERLLATRED